A stretch of the Nicotiana tabacum cultivar K326 chromosome 6, ASM71507v2, whole genome shotgun sequence genome encodes the following:
- the LOC107809904 gene encoding NAC domain-containing protein 2-like, protein MSTVAAARRRIMGVRFHPTEAELINFLKRFLKGEPLPSECPNFQLADIYGDQPPWKIFGANSDHPEEKVHYFLTRLKKPKSEHTRVRRTCANGTWKGQTGIDSIKNGKGTVVGFRRSFKFQSSTKEGENNKIWLMKEYFVGDDFFRENNIPKEDIVVCRIKKNTRSEKNHGVNMEEQDVANVIGAMLHGRDKDYCTTVQPITICEAAKHQVMDEAQKMNEHNNSSYTNDCSNYQEEINWADEVLLDIDDFGDIICC, encoded by the coding sequence ATGTCGACAGTAGCAGCGGCACGCCGGCGTATCATGGGTGTTCGGTTTCACCCAACTGAAGCAGAGTTGATCAACTTTCTTAAAAGGTTCCTAAAGGGCGAGCCTTTGCCGAGTGAATGCCCTAATTTCCAACTTGCCGATATCTATGGAGACCAACCACCATGGAAGATATTTGGAGCTAATTCTGATCATCCCGAAGAGAAGGTTCACTATTTTTTGACACGGTTGAAGAAGCCGAAGAGCGAACATACAAGGGTTCGTCGAACTTGCGCCAACGGGACATGGAAAGGCCAAACAGGTATTGATTCTATCAAGAATGGTAAGGGAACTGTGGTTGGGTTTAGAAGAAGTTTCAAGTTTCAAAGTAGTACAAAAGAAGGAGAGAACAATAAAATTTGGCTGATGAAAGAATATTTCGTCGGGGATGATTTCTTCAGAGAAAACAACATTCCTAAAGAGGATATTGTAGTGTGCCGAATCAAGAAGAATACAAGATCAGAGAAAAATCATGGGGTAAATATGGAGGAACAAGATGTTGCCAACGTGATCGGAGCTATGTTGCATGGACGTGATAAAGATTACTGCACTACAGTACAACCAATAACAATTTGTGAAGCAGCTAAACATCAAGTTATGGACGAGGCTCAAAAGATGAACGAACATAACAATAGCAGCTATACTAATGACTGCTCCAACTACCAAGAAGAGATCAATTGGGCTGATGAAGTGCTCCTAGATATTGACGATTTTGGTGATATAATTTGCTGTTGA